The following coding sequences are from one Geothrix sp. window:
- the dinB gene encoding DNA polymerase IV — MSGEPRRIAHLDMDAFFASVELLEHPELKGLPVVVGGRRPVATVPGQPYPRLKDYAGRGVATTATYEARAFGVHSGMGLMKAAALAPEAILLPAHFEAYARVSRAFKAAVAEVAPLIEDRGIDEIYLDLTDVPGTSRELGLRLKAAVRQATGLSCSIGITPNKLLSKLASELEKPDGLTILGLEDLPARIWPLPCRAINGIGPKAAAKLEGLHLRTIGELARADPAGLVEHFGRSYGAWLHEAAHGRDDRPLTLSREPKSISRETTFERDLHAKQDREALSRILLDLCERLAQDLARKGVLAGSVGIKLRFEDFQTVTRDQTLPAPIADAERLREAARTCLKRVDLTRKLRLLGVRAGALVQADHANSGATRPVEVPPPGLFDPMDLT, encoded by the coding sequence GTGTCCGGTGAGCCGCGGCGCATTGCGCACCTGGACATGGATGCCTTCTTCGCGTCGGTGGAGCTGCTGGAGCATCCCGAGCTGAAGGGGCTGCCGGTGGTGGTGGGCGGGCGGCGGCCCGTGGCAACCGTGCCGGGGCAGCCCTACCCGAGGCTGAAGGACTACGCGGGCCGGGGCGTGGCCACCACGGCCACCTACGAGGCCCGCGCCTTCGGCGTGCACAGCGGCATGGGCCTCATGAAGGCCGCGGCCCTGGCGCCGGAGGCCATCCTGCTGCCCGCCCACTTCGAGGCCTACGCGCGAGTGTCGCGGGCCTTCAAGGCCGCCGTGGCCGAGGTGGCGCCGCTCATCGAGGACCGCGGCATCGACGAGATCTACCTCGACCTGACAGATGTTCCGGGAACCTCGCGGGAGCTGGGCCTGCGCCTCAAGGCGGCGGTCCGCCAGGCCACGGGGCTGAGCTGTTCCATCGGCATCACGCCCAACAAGCTGCTCTCCAAGCTGGCCTCGGAGCTGGAGAAGCCCGACGGCCTCACGATCCTGGGCCTGGAGGACCTGCCCGCCCGCATCTGGCCCCTGCCCTGCCGCGCCATCAACGGCATCGGGCCCAAGGCCGCCGCCAAGCTCGAAGGCCTCCACCTGCGCACCATCGGGGAGCTGGCCAGGGCCGATCCCGCCGGGCTGGTGGAACACTTCGGGCGGAGCTACGGCGCCTGGCTGCACGAGGCCGCCCACGGCCGCGACGACCGGCCCCTCACGCTGTCGCGGGAGCCCAAGTCCATCAGCCGTGAGACCACCTTCGAGCGGGACCTCCACGCCAAGCAGGACCGCGAGGCGCTGTCCCGCATCCTCCTGGACCTCTGCGAGCGGCTGGCCCAGGACCTGGCCCGCAAGGGCGTCCTGGCCGGCAGCGTCGGGATCAAGCTGCGCTTCGAGGACTTCCAGACCGTCACGCGGGACCAGACCCTGCCCGCCCCCATCGCCGACGCCGAGCGCCTGCGCGAGGCCGCCCGCACCTGCCTCAAGCGCGTGGACCTGACCCGCAAGCTGCGCCTGCTGGGGGTACGGGCGGGAGCGCTGGTCCAGGCCGACCACGCGAATTCCGGAGCCACCAGGCCAGTGGAGGTTCCACCCCCAGGGCTCTTCGATCCGATGGATCTCACCTAG
- a CDS encoding methyltransferase domain-containing protein, protein MPPPQAAEPGPPHALPAPDPIHEVVARLEAIPVAGDRWLRGYGKSKVRTDQLYPAALPLIPPGETVLDLGCGIGLLGLLLEARGLHNDTFGIEWDPAKARFGQRLANGSVRARILCGDLFQVPWPPCTVVAVLDVLHYLPAARQRDLLFRIGAHLPEGGRLLLRAMDSQTRGMAILTRLAEWVAVGCRWNLAPSVHWRPLADLRIDLAGAGFSLLSAPGATGTMAGNQLLLCEKTAGTGRGPASST, encoded by the coding sequence ATGCCCCCACCCCAAGCCGCCGAACCCGGCCCTCCCCACGCCCTGCCCGCACCGGACCCGATCCACGAGGTCGTGGCCAGGCTGGAGGCAATCCCCGTGGCGGGGGACCGCTGGCTCCGGGGCTACGGGAAGAGCAAGGTGCGGACCGACCAGCTCTACCCTGCGGCCCTGCCGCTGATCCCACCGGGCGAGACGGTGCTGGACCTGGGCTGTGGGATCGGCCTGCTGGGGCTGCTGCTGGAGGCCAGAGGGCTCCACAACGACACGTTCGGCATCGAGTGGGATCCGGCCAAGGCCCGGTTTGGCCAGCGGCTGGCCAACGGGAGCGTGAGGGCGCGAATCCTCTGCGGGGACCTGTTCCAGGTGCCCTGGCCCCCTTGCACGGTGGTGGCGGTCCTGGACGTGCTCCACTACCTGCCCGCGGCGCGCCAGCGCGACCTGCTGTTCAGGATCGGCGCGCACCTCCCGGAGGGCGGCAGGCTTCTGCTCCGGGCCATGGACTCCCAGACCCGGGGGATGGCGATCCTGACTCGCCTTGCCGAATGGGTGGCCGTGGGATGCCGGTGGAACCTGGCGCCCTCGGTCCATTGGCGGCCCCTGGCCGACCTCCGGATCGACCTGGCGGGCGCTGGTTTCAGCCTGCTTTCGGCTCCGGGAGCGACCGGGACCATGGCCGGGAATCAGCTCCTGCTCTGCGAAAAGACCGCGGGGACCGGGCGCGGTCCGGCTTCCTCGACCTGA
- the secD gene encoding protein translocase subunit SecD yields the protein MSRSTFSRLAWVLGICLACAAFFIPLDKVRLGLDLKGGIHYELEVQGQEALQRDLEETRDRILDQLKAKGLPPVQAELKGPELMILGAGPSTLEPILAKIPGYRFVHRDGLAIVSQKPDHQQAIKASANKRALQIIETRVNQFGVVEPEITSGGPEGNRIIVELPGVTESERDRIKSLLSTPGRLELRLLAKVDTPYFDSEAGALARYGGTLPAGTELFPEPLTTRSAAGGPKEALKDPNHLPVRRWVLLESKVQLDGSAITDAQRAQSELGNHEVNFTLNTQGAEANAHVTGVASSEGRLFAFVLDRKVISVLSAKEKIIGGAVRIAGQFSAEEADDLALKLRSGALKASMKILEERVVGPSLGQDSIRQGVGASMVGFGVIVAFMVVWYRWSGVNAVVALVVNVVVMLGLLGSFRATITLPGIAGFALTVGMAVDANILIFERIKEELALGQSPARAISAGFNRVFWTIVDSHVTQLFAALLLFIFGTGPVKGFAVSLTVGVAASLFTSIYISRFIYDWVLERRPRAASISIGTFNLFRKTAFDFMKYKKQALALSWGLILVCMAFIRPWNLEGNPRIKLGMQFVGGTDMTVRFLRDIEAGDIRTALQRGGFPDASVVSYQHADPGIREFSIKVRAPKGGDPRETVQQSRQIRTLLAGLDTTGGPQRSLNLEGAEPLANRLLAADPLGLAGDEAARRASYEAFATKIVGARDRLPAGLYRSLAELPNDLPTAVKRQIEKDYVPGQVGLLKDETFSPSISGEWTRKTLAAVAWAMGAILVYVIFRFTTAFAVGGIVALVHDMLMALALFALMGYEFNVPVVASFLTLMGYSMADTIVVFDRIRENSHKPEYKRASLDRIINDSINQTLSRTILTSMSVLFVSVCLWIWGGPALRDLAFPLVVGVLTGTFSSIYIASPVVEWWQRVSGHREALARS from the coding sequence GTGAGTCGAAGTACGTTCTCCCGCCTGGCGTGGGTGCTGGGCATCTGCCTGGCCTGCGCTGCCTTTTTCATCCCCCTCGACAAGGTCCGCCTCGGGCTGGACCTGAAGGGGGGCATCCACTACGAACTCGAGGTCCAGGGTCAGGAGGCCCTGCAGCGCGACCTCGAGGAAACCCGGGACCGGATCCTGGATCAGCTCAAAGCGAAGGGCCTGCCCCCAGTGCAGGCGGAGCTGAAGGGCCCGGAGCTGATGATCCTGGGCGCCGGCCCGTCGACCCTCGAGCCCATCCTGGCGAAGATCCCCGGCTACCGCTTCGTCCACCGGGACGGCCTGGCCATCGTCTCCCAGAAGCCCGACCACCAGCAGGCCATCAAGGCCAGCGCCAACAAGCGGGCCCTCCAGATCATCGAAACGCGGGTCAACCAGTTCGGCGTCGTGGAACCGGAGATCACCTCGGGCGGCCCCGAGGGCAACCGCATCATCGTCGAGCTGCCCGGCGTCACCGAGTCGGAACGGGACCGCATCAAGAGCCTGCTGTCCACGCCGGGGCGCCTGGAGCTGCGGCTCCTGGCCAAGGTGGACACGCCGTACTTCGACTCCGAAGCCGGCGCTCTGGCCCGGTATGGGGGAACCCTGCCTGCAGGCACGGAGCTGTTCCCGGAGCCGCTGACGACGCGGTCCGCGGCGGGCGGCCCGAAGGAGGCCCTGAAGGATCCGAACCACCTGCCCGTGCGGCGCTGGGTGCTGCTGGAGAGCAAGGTCCAGCTGGACGGCTCCGCCATCACCGACGCCCAGCGGGCCCAGTCGGAGCTGGGGAATCATGAGGTCAACTTCACCCTGAACACCCAGGGCGCCGAGGCCAATGCCCACGTCACGGGCGTGGCCTCGTCCGAAGGGCGCCTCTTCGCCTTCGTGCTGGATCGCAAGGTCATCAGCGTGCTCTCGGCCAAGGAGAAGATCATCGGCGGGGCCGTGCGCATCGCCGGCCAGTTCTCGGCGGAGGAAGCGGATGACCTGGCCCTGAAGCTCCGTTCCGGGGCCCTGAAGGCCAGCATGAAGATCCTGGAGGAGCGGGTCGTGGGGCCGAGCCTGGGCCAGGATTCCATCCGTCAGGGCGTGGGCGCCTCCATGGTGGGCTTCGGCGTCATCGTGGCCTTCATGGTGGTCTGGTACCGCTGGTCCGGCGTGAACGCCGTGGTGGCCCTGGTGGTGAACGTCGTCGTGATGCTGGGCCTCCTGGGCAGCTTCCGGGCCACCATCACGCTGCCGGGCATTGCCGGCTTCGCCCTCACCGTGGGCATGGCCGTGGACGCGAACATCCTCATCTTCGAGCGCATCAAGGAGGAGCTGGCCCTGGGCCAGTCCCCGGCCAGGGCCATCAGCGCGGGCTTCAACCGGGTCTTCTGGACCATCGTGGACAGCCACGTGACCCAGCTCTTCGCGGCGCTCCTGCTCTTCATCTTCGGCACAGGCCCGGTGAAGGGCTTCGCCGTCTCCCTCACCGTCGGCGTGGCGGCCTCCCTCTTCACCAGCATCTACATCAGCCGCTTCATCTACGACTGGGTGCTGGAGCGCCGACCCCGCGCCGCGAGCATCAGCATCGGCACCTTCAACCTGTTCCGGAAGACCGCCTTCGACTTCATGAAGTACAAGAAGCAGGCCCTCGCCCTGTCCTGGGGCCTCATCCTGGTTTGCATGGCGTTCATCCGCCCCTGGAACCTCGAGGGGAATCCACGGATCAAGCTGGGCATGCAGTTCGTGGGCGGCACGGACATGACGGTGCGGTTCCTGCGGGACATCGAGGCGGGCGACATCCGCACGGCGCTTCAGCGGGGCGGCTTCCCCGATGCCTCGGTGGTCTCCTACCAGCACGCCGATCCCGGCATCCGCGAGTTCTCCATCAAGGTCCGGGCGCCCAAGGGCGGCGACCCGCGCGAGACGGTGCAGCAGTCCAGGCAGATCCGCACCCTCCTGGCCGGCCTGGACACGACCGGGGGCCCCCAGAGGTCCCTGAATCTGGAGGGCGCGGAGCCCCTGGCCAACCGCCTCCTGGCGGCGGATCCCTTGGGCCTCGCCGGGGACGAGGCGGCGCGACGGGCCAGCTACGAGGCCTTCGCCACGAAGATCGTCGGCGCCCGGGACCGCCTGCCGGCGGGCCTGTACCGCAGCCTCGCGGAGCTGCCCAATGACCTGCCCACGGCCGTGAAGCGGCAGATCGAGAAGGACTATGTCCCCGGGCAGGTGGGCCTCCTGAAGGACGAGACCTTCTCGCCCTCCATTTCGGGCGAGTGGACCCGGAAGACTCTGGCGGCCGTGGCCTGGGCCATGGGGGCCATCCTCGTCTACGTGATCTTCCGGTTCACGACGGCCTTCGCGGTGGGTGGCATCGTGGCCCTGGTCCACGACATGCTCATGGCCCTGGCCCTCTTCGCGCTCATGGGCTACGAGTTCAACGTCCCCGTGGTCGCCAGCTTCCTGACCCTCATGGGCTATTCCATGGCCGATACCATCGTGGTCTTCGACCGCATCCGGGAGAACAGCCACAAGCCGGAATACAAGCGGGCGAGCCTGGACCGGATCATCAACGATTCGATCAACCAGACCCTCAGCCGGACGATCCTCACCTCCATGTCCGTCCTCTTCGTCAGCGTCTGCCTGTGGATCTGGGGCGGACCGGCGCTGCGGGACCTCGCGTTCCCGCTGGTGGTGGGCGTCCTGACCGGGACCTTCAGCTCCATCTACATCGCCAGTCCCGTCGTCGAGTGGTGGCAGCGCGTCTCCGGCCACCGGGAGGCACTGGCCCGGAGCTGA